In one Musa acuminata AAA Group cultivar baxijiao chromosome BXJ2-5, Cavendish_Baxijiao_AAA, whole genome shotgun sequence genomic region, the following are encoded:
- the LOC135612026 gene encoding basic leucine zipper 4-like, producing MMSIVDPAPSPDDFGKAVSPEELRRLRRTISNRESARRCRLRKQRRLEELREWASVLRSENRDLSGRLVGIASRCLLVHRDNNRLLAEVSALGRRLADLRRVLALRHLRRLAAPLPLAGDYFEQAWA from the coding sequence ATGATGTCCATCGTGGACCCCGCCCCCTCGCCCGACGACTTCGGGAAGGCCGTCTCCCCCGAGGAGCTGCGGCGGCTCCGCCGCACGATCTCCAACCGCGAGTCCGCCCGCCGCTGCCGCCTGCGGAAGCAGCGCCGCCTCGAGGAGCTCCGCGAGTGGGCGAGCGTGCTCCGGTCCGAGAACCGCGACCTCTCGGGTCGGCTCGTCGGCATCGCCAGCCGCTGCCTCCTCGTCCACCGGGACAACAACCGCCTTCTCGCCGAAGTCTCCGCTCTCGGCCGGCGGCTCGCCGACCTCCGCCGCGTGCTCGCCCTCCGCCACCTCCGCCGCTTGGCGGCGCCGCTTCCCCTCGCCGGCGACTATTTCGAACAAGCTTGGGCGTGA